DNA sequence from the Pseudomonadota bacterium genome:
CAAGTATCTTAAATTTCATAGAACTTATACCTATAGATTCAGCAAGGCTCTCCGATTGGCTTATAGCTTTAAACACCATGCCTAACCTTGATAAATCTATCCTGTGCATAATCAAGACAGTGAATACTACCAAAATCAGTACCAGATAGTAGAAGTGTATATTAGAGTTAAAGTTTATATTTAATAAACCGGTGATGTTTATGGAAGGACGGGGGATATTTGTCAATCCTGGAATACCCCCAAATAGACCTATCCAGAAATTACTTAGTAGCATTCGTACAAGTTCGGCAAAAAGAAATGTAAAAAGGAGAAAATATGCCCCACTGAACCGTAATGTGAGTAAACCGATAGGAAGAGACATAATCGCTGATGCAATCATTGCTATAGGTAGGGCAGACCAGAAACAAAAGGACAGCCTCATTACCAGTAAAACGGATGCATATGCTCCGATGCCCATGAAAGCGGCATGACCCAGGTTAAGCTCTCCAATATTTAATATGGTGTTTAAACTGCAAGCAAAAATTATATTAGTCAGTAAAGCTATATAACCAATATATACCGCTATACGTTTTTTAATCATGACCTAAAAGTCCTTGAGGTCTCACAATTAATATTATGATGATAAGGGTAAAGGTAAGAACGCTTACTGTAGGAACGTTAAAAAACAGGCAACCAAAACTTTCTATAAAGCCAAGCACAAGACCCCCGAGCATAGCACCAGGGATGCTCCCCATGCCCCCGAGAATCACTACAAGGAAAGCCTTCAAAATAACCTCGCCCCCGAGAAAAGGGTTAATAACGAAAATAGGTGCCATTAACGCACCTGCAGCAGCAGCTAATCCACAACCAATACCAAATGATAAAGCACTTATACGGCTTACGTGTACCCCTTGCAAGGCGGCTGCTTCCTTATCCTGGGCAACGGCACGTATAGCTTTGCCTACTTTTGTCCGAAGAAGAAAGATATTAAGAACTACGACCAAACCTATACCGATAATTATTGCAGCCAGTCTCTCTGCAGTTATAACAACACCTCCCATGTTTATTATGCCTTTAAAAACAGAAGGTACATCTTTATCCAGATCCCCGAAGCATATGACTGCCAACATCTGAAAAACCCAGGCTAGTCCAACAGCTGCAATCAAAGAGGTTAACGCTTCTTTAGGGCGTGTAGTTAAAGGCCGGAAAATAATCTTTTCAAGAAGAACTCCGAGAAATCCCACCATGATTACTGCTGCGATTAATGTTGCAAAATAATTAAGACCAAATAACCCAAATAAGTAATAAGTAACATAACCGCCAAGCATATACATTTCACCGTGGGCAAAGTTAACGATACCCATAATCCCAAAAATCAGGCTAAGCCCAAGGGCAATGAGTGCGTAGTTCAATCCAAGCATTACGCCATTAAGACCGCCCTGTAAAAGTAAAGACAGTTCCATTTCACTTACCTCTTAATTTTTTGCACTAAACTTCATACAATACGCTCAGCATTATCTTTACCCGGTATTTCGTCGTCTATTAGTGTTGAGTAAAAAAGCAGCGGGAAGGCATTTAGCCTTCCTCGCTCTCTTTTTACTACATGAAAATTAACATCTACCTTTATCAGGTTTTAATATTCTGGTAACCCTAATCCTGGCAACGGCAACCATTCTATCTCAACAACCTTACCCCCTCTTGCTTGGGCGAGCATCATGCGGTGCACAAATTGACGATCGATGCCGTATTTTTGCTTTCCAACAAGAACGAAAGGCCCAAATGAGGTATTAAACTTGTGTGTTTTCTCTACAACCTTTGATACTGCATCTGTATCGGTAGTACCTGCTTTTACCATGGCCTGTGTAAAGATTTCAAGCATGGCGTATGAGGTTACGTGATGAGGAGCCAGAGGCTCATTAAATTTTGCCATGTATCTTTTAGCCAAGGCCCTGGTTTCAGGACTACTCTTAGGACCTTCCAAGTCCTGACCATAGGCAAACCACAAACCTTCAGCAGCTTCTGTACCGCATAGCTGGATAATTTGAATAGGGTTTGTACCACACGTCCATGCCTTTGCTCCTTTGTAACCAAGCTCGTAAAGCTGTTTCACTATCATAGCTCCATCACCAGGAGCGGTAACAGCCACATCTATAAGGTCAGGTTTTTTCGCCAGAATCCTTGTAAGAAATGGGTACATGTCCTTCGTACCCCGTTCGAAAAACTCTTCAGCAACTATCTCCATACCATTAGCCTTTGCTGTTTCTCTCACTGCAGCGGCTGTATCCCATCCACTTGTATCATTCGGATTAATCTGGGCTACTTTCTTTATTTTAGGATTGTTCCTTGCTATCCATGTATACATTGCTGGAGCGATCTCGTTCTGAGAAATCGTTTGCCTGAATGAGTAAGGTTTGTCAGGACCCAAGATCTCTTTACCCCACCATAAGCTTGTAGTGATGACCTTTGCAGGCTGGGTAATCGGTAATTCAGCCATTCCGGTTGCTGCAATTACACCACCAATTAAATACTGTATCTTGTCCCGTGATACCAGCCTAGTTGCATTGGCTGCTGCCTCAGAGGGTGAACCTTTATGGTCATAGGATATGGTTTTGATTGTGTATACATCTTTTCCTATTTTAAGCCCACCTGCTTTATTGATGTCTTCAGCAAAAAAGTCATTCATTCTTGAAAGCCCCAGACCCCATCCTGCTGCTGGCCCAGAGAGAGGCAGAGTTGTTCCGACTTTCAGGATTTTTTCTGCCGCTATTACATTATTGACCTGTCCAATCATTAACGGGACAAACAGCATTAATAACGAAAATAAAATTATTATCCTTTTCTGTTTCATTGTAAGGCCCTCCTTTTTATTTTGTGTATTGCTTGAAATCACCTCCTTCGAACACATCCGGTGAATTCCTTGATAACCATATTAGCATATTTCCTCTCCCACCGTTATATTATTACCTATAATCTATTTCTTCTTAACCCGCACTAAAGGTGTTTTATACGCTGTCCTTTCAATCGTCCCAGAAGGAACCAGGTTTGCTTCAATCCTCACGGTTAATAATTCCCTGACTTTATCTTCAATATCCCATTTTAGCTTTTTAGGGTCGTGCTCCGATGA
Encoded proteins:
- a CDS encoding branched-chain amino acid ABC transporter permease encodes the protein MELSLLLQGGLNGVMLGLNYALIALGLSLIFGIMGIVNFAHGEMYMLGGYVTYYLFGLFGLNYFATLIAAVIMVGFLGVLLEKIIFRPLTTRPKEALTSLIAAVGLAWVFQMLAVICFGDLDKDVPSVFKGIINMGGVVITAERLAAIIIGIGLVVVLNIFLLRTKVGKAIRAVAQDKEAAALQGVHVSRISALSFGIGCGLAAAAGALMAPIFVINPFLGGEVILKAFLVVILGGMGSIPGAMLGGLVLGFIESFGCLFFNVPTVSVLTFTLIIIILIVRPQGLLGHD
- a CDS encoding ABC transporter substrate-binding protein, yielding MKQKRIIILFSLLMLFVPLMIGQVNNVIAAEKILKVGTTLPLSGPAAGWGLGLSRMNDFFAEDINKAGGLKIGKDVYTIKTISYDHKGSPSEAAANATRLVSRDKIQYLIGGVIAATGMAELPITQPAKVITTSLWWGKEILGPDKPYSFRQTISQNEIAPAMYTWIARNNPKIKKVAQINPNDTSGWDTAAAVRETAKANGMEIVAEEFFERGTKDMYPFLTRILAKKPDLIDVAVTAPGDGAMIVKQLYELGYKGAKAWTCGTNPIQIIQLCGTEAAEGLWFAYGQDLEGPKSSPETRALAKRYMAKFNEPLAPHHVTSYAMLEIFTQAMVKAGTTDTDAVSKVVEKTHKFNTSFGPFVLVGKQKYGIDRQFVHRMMLAQARGGKVVEIEWLPLPGLGLPEY